A DNA window from Thalassospiraceae bacterium LMO-JJ14 contains the following coding sequences:
- a CDS encoding M81 family metallopeptidase, whose amino-acid sequence MKLFTACLGTETHTEAPLPTDLAAFESSHLVRGGQHGEVPHMFGAPLVIWREHARARGWDVAESLSAFATPSGITVRKVYEELRDEILNDLKAAMPVDGIMLSLHGAMVAEGYDDCEDDLVHRIREIVGRDIPLGVELDLHCHITRRFTEEVDAIVIYKEYPHTDSRERAEDLWRIMEATFDGKLKPAISSFDCRMIGCYHTTREPMRSFVDRMSALEGKDGVLSISLGHGFPWGDVPAEGTRVIVVTDNDKAKGDEVAEMLGRELWQMRDEITPRYVDVETAITDALAEKDGPVVIADMADNPGGGGPGDSTFIVRRMLERGIGMAAVGGLWDPVATGICIGAGIGARFQLRLGGKTGAVSGEPLDLNVEVKNIIRDAYVKSLGGSQRYLGDAVWVHAEGIDFVIHSARTQNTHPHYFEALGIDPAKQRILIVKSMQHFHAEYSKIAAKIIYCAAPGTLEWDMTKVAHKKIARPVWPIDADPWTINEERPWS is encoded by the coding sequence ATGAAACTGTTTACCGCCTGTCTCGGCACCGAAACCCATACCGAAGCACCGCTGCCGACCGACCTTGCGGCGTTTGAAAGCTCGCATCTCGTGCGTGGCGGCCAGCATGGCGAGGTGCCGCACATGTTCGGCGCACCGCTGGTGATCTGGCGCGAACATGCCAGGGCGCGCGGCTGGGATGTGGCCGAAAGCCTGTCCGCCTTCGCGACCCCGTCCGGCATCACGGTGCGCAAGGTTTATGAAGAACTTCGCGATGAAATCCTGAACGATCTGAAGGCGGCGATGCCGGTCGACGGCATCATGCTCAGCCTGCACGGCGCGATGGTCGCGGAAGGCTATGACGACTGCGAGGACGATCTGGTGCACCGCATCCGCGAAATCGTCGGCCGCGATATCCCGCTCGGTGTCGAGCTTGATCTGCATTGCCACATCACGCGCCGCTTCACCGAGGAAGTCGACGCCATCGTCATCTACAAGGAATATCCGCACACCGATTCCCGCGAACGCGCCGAAGATTTGTGGCGCATCATGGAAGCGACCTTCGACGGCAAACTGAAACCCGCCATCAGCAGTTTCGACTGCCGTATGATCGGCTGTTATCACACGACACGCGAACCGATGCGCAGCTTCGTCGACCGGATGAGTGCGCTTGAGGGCAAGGACGGCGTGCTGTCGATATCCCTCGGACACGGTTTCCCGTGGGGCGATGTGCCGGCCGAAGGGACGCGGGTCATCGTCGTTACCGACAACGACAAGGCCAAGGGCGACGAGGTGGCGGAGATGCTGGGCCGCGAGCTTTGGCAGATGCGCGACGAAATCACACCGCGCTACGTCGACGTGGAAACCGCGATCACCGACGCGTTGGCGGAAAAAGACGGCCCTGTGGTGATCGCCGACATGGCCGACAATCCGGGCGGCGGCGGCCCCGGCGACAGCACGTTCATCGTCCGGCGCATGCTGGAACGCGGTATCGGCATGGCGGCGGTCGGCGGCCTTTGGGATCCGGTGGCGACGGGAATCTGCATCGGCGCCGGGATCGGCGCCCGGTTCCAGTTGCGCCTCGGCGGTAAAACGGGCGCCGTTTCGGGCGAGCCGCTGGATCTCAACGTCGAAGTCAAAAACATCATCCGCGATGCCTATGTCAAAAGCCTCGGCGGTTCGCAGCGCTATCTCGGCGATGCAGTGTGGGTTCATGCCGAGGGGATCGACTTCGTGATTCATTCGGCCCGTACCCAGAACACACATCCGCATTATTTCGAGGCGCTGGGGATCGATCCGGCGAAACAGCGGATTCTGATCGTCAAATCCATGCAGCATTTCCATGCCGAGTATTCGAAGATCGCGGCGAAGATTATCTATTGCGCCGCCCCCGGCACCCTGGAATGGGATATGACCAAGGTCGCGCACAAAAAGATCGCCCGCCCCGTATGGCCGATCGACGCCGACCCCTGGACCATCAACGAAGAACGTCCGTGGTCTTAG
- a CDS encoding ATP-binding cassette domain-containing protein, with protein sequence MTDTVISAKDVTRTFMISAGMFRGKKPLHAVNGISLDVKRGEVLALVGESGCGKTTLAKMLLGLLSTTQGTIEFGGTPVADIDRLKLASLVQPIFQDPYSSLNPRKSIGSIITLPLKVQKDPDPSTWRRRAEEIMELVGLAPRLYENFPNQLSGGQRQRVAIARALINRPEVVICDEPTSALDVSVQSQILNLLQDLRKELNLTYIVISHNLAVVEHIATRVAVMYLGRIVEQKDTASLFDAPEHPYTKALLESVLTPDPSMGVPDTHLGAAYPNPVDPPSGCTFHPRCAQVMDHCSQIKPGTIAHDGGIVECHLYDENEGRGRAAS encoded by the coding sequence ATGACCGATACCGTGATCAGCGCCAAAGACGTCACCCGGACCTTCATGATTTCGGCGGGTATGTTCCGCGGCAAGAAACCGCTGCATGCGGTCAACGGCATCTCGCTCGACGTCAAGCGTGGTGAAGTGCTGGCGCTGGTGGGCGAGAGCGGCTGCGGCAAGACGACGCTGGCGAAAATGCTTTTGGGCCTGTTGTCGACGACGCAGGGCACGATTGAATTCGGCGGCACACCGGTCGCCGATATCGACCGCCTGAAACTGGCGTCGCTGGTGCAGCCGATCTTTCAGGATCCGTATTCGTCGCTGAACCCCCGCAAATCCATCGGCTCGATCATCACGCTGCCGTTGAAGGTGCAGAAGGACCCGGATCCGTCGACCTGGCGCCGGCGCGCCGAGGAAATCATGGAACTGGTCGGTCTGGCGCCGCGGCTTTACGAAAACTTCCCGAACCAGCTTTCCGGCGGGCAGCGCCAGCGCGTCGCCATTGCCCGCGCGCTCATCAACCGGCCGGAAGTGGTAATCTGCGATGAGCCGACATCGGCGCTCGATGTTTCGGTACAGTCGCAAATCCTCAACCTGTTGCAGGACCTGCGCAAGGAACTGAACCTGACGTACATCGTCATCAGCCACAATCTGGCGGTGGTCGAGCACATCGCGACCCGTGTCGCGGTCATGTATCTGGGCCGCATCGTCGAACAGAAGGACACGGCCAGTTTGTTCGACGCGCCCGAGCATCCCTACACCAAGGCGCTGCTGGAATCCGTGCTGACGCCGGACCCGTCGATGGGCGTGCCGGACACGCATCTGGGCGCGGCCTATCCGAATCCGGTCGATCCGCCGTCGGGCTGCACGTTCCATCCGCGCTGTGCCCAGGTCATGGATCACTGCTCGCAAATCAAACCCGGGACCATCGCGCATGACGGCGGTATCGTCGAATGCCACCTGTATGACGAAAACGAAGGACGGGGCAGGGCCGCCTCGTGA
- a CDS encoding ABC transporter ATP-binding protein, with protein MSKRVLEVENLTVDIPVGAGMLHAVQGISFHVDSGETLCIVGESGCGKSLTSLAVMDLLPKKAIRTADKLMLDGEDILGVGERRMSDIRGNTMGMIFQEPMTSLNPAYTIGDQLEEALKRHRKVGTREARERAIYLLEKVGITAAASRLTQYPHQLSGGLRQRVMIAMTLMCGPDLIIADEPTTALDVTIQAQILLLLADLQREFDMGLILITHDLGVVARIADRVCVMYAGQIVEQGTAEQVFNSPTHPYTQGLLDCIPIPGKTDRGKPLGSIPGIVPSLVGAFNSCHFAERCMYATDDCTKADIDMQAALEQGHEYRCLLDPATCKKNAFREGAA; from the coding sequence ATGAGCAAACGCGTTCTAGAGGTCGAAAATCTGACCGTCGACATTCCCGTCGGCGCCGGCATGCTGCATGCGGTGCAAGGCATATCGTTCCATGTCGACAGCGGCGAGACGCTGTGCATCGTCGGCGAAAGCGGCTGTGGCAAATCGCTGACCTCGCTTGCCGTTATGGATCTGTTGCCGAAGAAGGCCATCCGCACGGCGGACAAGCTGATGCTCGACGGTGAGGATATTCTGGGCGTCGGCGAACGGCGGATGTCGGATATCCGCGGCAACACCATGGGCATGATCTTTCAGGAACCGATGACCAGCCTGAACCCGGCCTATACCATCGGCGATCAGCTGGAAGAAGCGTTGAAGCGCCACCGCAAGGTGGGTACGCGCGAAGCCCGCGAACGCGCCATCTACCTGTTGGAAAAAGTCGGCATCACGGCGGCGGCATCGCGCCTGACACAGTACCCGCACCAGCTTTCCGGCGGTTTGCGACAGCGCGTGATGATCGCCATGACGCTGATGTGCGGCCCCGACCTGATCATTGCCGACGAGCCGACGACCGCGCTCGATGTGACGATTCAGGCGCAGATCCTGCTGTTGCTGGCCGATCTGCAACGTGAATTCGACATGGGGCTGATCCTGATCACCCACGACCTGGGTGTCGTCGCGCGCATCGCGGACCGGGTCTGCGTCATGTATGCCGGGCAGATCGTCGAACAGGGCACCGCCGAGCAGGTCTTCAACAGTCCGACACATCCGTATACGCAGGGATTGCTCGATTGCATTCCGATCCCCGGCAAGACCGACCGCGGCAAGCCGCTGGGCTCGATCCCGGGCATCGTGCCGTCACTGGTCGGCGCCTTCAATTCCTGCCATTTCGCGGAACGCTGCATGTACGCCACGGATGACTGCACGAAAGCCGATATCGATATGCAGGCGGCGCTGGAGCAGGGACACGAATACCGCTGTCTGCTCGACCCGGCGACGTGCAAGAAGAACGCTTTTCGCGAGGGCGCAGCATGA
- a CDS encoding M20 family metallopeptidase: MNDKASALDGIDDYFDSGRFKTDLARRVAYHTESPEPDKRPELYRYLRDEMTPYLEDFGFTCEIYENPIEGLMPFLVARRHEGDDLPTVMTYGHGDVVRGYDDQWREGLTPWEITEEGDRWYGRGTADNKGQHTINLAAMKQVLETRGKLGFNVIALIETGEEAGSPGLKAFCEQNKDLFKADVFIASDGPRLQPDMPTVFMGSRGVFNFTMTLECRDGGHHSGNWGGLLSNPGVVMAHALATITDARGKLLIEDWRPEPMSNSVRKAISKLEVGGGEGSPEIDPEWGEPGLTPEEKVFGWNTFEIRAFECGNPRNPVNAIPPRAIAHGHIRYVVGTDPHNFLPALRKHLDAHGFQAIDLKAERDYMYATRLDPDHPWAKWAISSIGETSGQEVAVLPNLGGTLPNDCFAEVLGLPTIWVPHSYAGCSQHAPNEHVLAPVCHSALRIMTGLWWDLGDGKTPTGKAA, encoded by the coding sequence ATGAATGACAAGGCATCAGCGCTGGACGGCATTGATGATTATTTCGACAGCGGCCGCTTCAAGACCGATCTGGCACGGCGTGTCGCCTATCACACGGAAAGCCCGGAGCCGGACAAGCGCCCCGAACTGTACCGCTATCTGCGGGACGAAATGACGCCTTATCTCGAGGACTTCGGTTTCACCTGCGAGATTTACGAGAATCCGATCGAGGGCCTGATGCCGTTCCTGGTTGCGCGCCGGCACGAAGGCGACGATCTGCCGACGGTCATGACGTACGGCCACGGCGACGTCGTGCGCGGTTACGACGATCAGTGGCGCGAAGGGCTGACGCCCTGGGAAATCACCGAAGAGGGGGATCGCTGGTACGGCCGCGGCACCGCCGACAACAAGGGCCAGCACACCATCAATCTGGCGGCCATGAAACAGGTGCTCGAAACGCGCGGCAAGCTCGGCTTCAATGTCATCGCTCTGATCGAGACCGGCGAAGAAGCAGGCTCGCCCGGTCTCAAAGCGTTCTGCGAACAGAACAAGGACCTGTTCAAGGCGGACGTTTTTATCGCCTCGGACGGACCGCGCCTGCAGCCGGACATGCCGACGGTGTTCATGGGATCGCGCGGTGTCTTCAATTTCACCATGACTCTGGAATGCCGCGATGGCGGACACCATTCCGGCAACTGGGGTGGCCTGTTGTCGAACCCGGGCGTGGTCATGGCGCATGCGCTGGCGACCATCACGGACGCCAGGGGCAAGCTGCTGATCGAGGATTGGCGTCCCGAGCCGATGTCCAATTCGGTGCGCAAGGCGATTTCAAAACTCGAGGTCGGCGGCGGCGAAGGATCGCCCGAGATCGATCCCGAATGGGGCGAGCCGGGACTGACGCCGGAAGAAAAGGTGTTCGGCTGGAACACCTTCGAAATCCGCGCCTTCGAGTGCGGCAACCCGCGCAACCCGGTGAATGCGATCCCGCCGCGCGCCATCGCGCATGGCCATATCCGTTATGTGGTCGGCACCGATCCGCACAATTTCCTGCCGGCGCTCAGAAAGCATCTGGACGCGCATGGTTTTCAGGCGATCGACCTGAAGGCGGAGCGCGATTACATGTACGCGACCCGGCTCGATCCCGACCATCCGTGGGCCAAGTGGGCGATCTCGTCGATCGGCGAAACGTCCGGCCAAGAAGTCGCCGTGCTGCCGAACCTGGGCGGCACGCTGCCGAATGACTGCTTCGCCGAAGTGCTGGGCCTGCCGACGATCTGGGTGCCGCATTCCTATGCCGGTTGCTCTCAGCATGCGCCGAACGAGCATGTGCTTGCGCCGGTCTGTCACAGTGCGCTCCGGATCATGACCGGCTTGTGGTGGGATCTCGGTGACGGCAAGACCCCGACGGGGAAAGCCGCCTAA
- a CDS encoding MarR family transcriptional regulator, translated as MSDQQSRGRPRANPLFLRDEDLREAIELLFFAYRDFTGEADAVLETYGFGRAHHRIIYFVGANPGISVGELLSILKITKQSLSRVLSQLVEENFIIQETDPGDRRRRRLYLAEKGQALEGELTQRQSRHVADAFRNAGADAVAGFRTVLRGLINEEDRNRVTPRDNEAS; from the coding sequence ATGTCTGATCAGCAATCACGAGGCCGCCCGCGCGCAAACCCCCTGTTCCTCAGGGACGAGGATTTGCGCGAGGCGATCGAACTTCTTTTCTTCGCCTATCGCGACTTCACCGGCGAAGCGGACGCGGTACTCGAAACCTACGGGTTCGGGCGCGCGCATCACCGCATCATTTATTTCGTCGGCGCCAATCCCGGCATCTCGGTTGGGGAATTGCTGTCTATTCTGAAAATCACCAAGCAAAGCCTGTCGCGGGTGCTGAGCCAGCTCGTCGAAGAGAATTTCATTATCCAGGAAACCGACCCCGGCGACCGCCGCCGCCGCCGCCTGTATCTGGCGGAAAAAGGTCAGGCGCTCGAAGGCGAACTGACGCAACGCCAAAGCCGCCATGTCGCCGATGCGTTCCGCAACGCCGGTGCCGATGCCGTTGCCGGCTTCAGAACCGTGCTGCGCGGCCTGATCAACGAAGAAGACAGGAACCGCGTCACACCCCGCGACAACGAGGCATCCTGA
- a CDS encoding ABC transporter permease has translation MSETAANKSVQGPAQGPEIAERIFDEPSPGERARRRMFGHFGFMFGACVLLAIIAIAFLAPLISPHDPYDQQLARKLIPPVWHDHAKATWEFPLGTDQFGRDYLSRLIHGSQISLLIGFAAMLISGVIGTALGVAAGYFGGRVDMVVNFIITTRLSLPVVLVALAVVSLVGNSLTIVIWVLGLLIWDRFAVVMRSTTQQVRNLDYVAAAQAIGCSTTRIIFAEIMPNIVNNLIVVATIEMAHAIILEAALSFLGLGVQPPAPSWGLMIAEGKNHMLFDPWLVGIPGTALFILILSINLLGDGIRDVTAPENRN, from the coding sequence ATGAGCGAAACTGCCGCCAATAAATCCGTCCAGGGACCTGCTCAGGGGCCGGAGATCGCCGAGCGCATCTTCGACGAGCCGTCGCCGGGCGAGCGCGCCCGCAGGCGTATGTTCGGCCATTTCGGCTTCATGTTCGGCGCCTGTGTGCTGTTGGCGATCATTGCCATCGCCTTTTTGGCGCCGCTGATTTCCCCGCACGATCCCTACGACCAGCAACTGGCGCGGAAACTGATCCCGCCGGTCTGGCACGATCATGCCAAGGCGACCTGGGAATTTCCGCTCGGCACCGATCAGTTCGGCCGCGATTACCTGTCGCGCCTGATACACGGTTCGCAGATTTCGCTGCTGATCGGTTTCGCGGCGATGTTGATATCCGGTGTCATCGGCACCGCGCTCGGCGTTGCGGCGGGGTATTTCGGCGGCCGTGTCGACATGGTCGTCAACTTCATCATCACCACGCGTCTGTCGCTGCCGGTGGTGCTTGTGGCGCTGGCCGTCGTTTCACTGGTCGGCAATTCGCTGACGATCGTGATCTGGGTGCTCGGTCTTCTGATCTGGGACCGCTTTGCCGTCGTCATGCGCTCGACGACGCAACAGGTGCGGAATCTCGATTACGTCGCCGCCGCGCAGGCCATCGGCTGTTCGACGACGCGCATTATCTTTGCCGAGATCATGCCGAACATCGTCAACAATCTGATTGTCGTCGCGACGATTGAAATGGCGCACGCCATTATCCTCGAAGCGGCGCTGTCGTTCCTGGGTCTCGGCGTGCAGCCGCCGGCGCCGAGCTGGGGGTTGATGATCGCCGAAGGGAAGAACCACATGCTGTTCGATCCATGGCTGGTCGGCATTCCGGGGACGGCGCTGTTTATCCTGATCCTCTCCATCAACCTTCTGGGTGACGGCATCCGCGATGTCACGGCACCGGAAAACCGGAACTAG
- a CDS encoding branched-chain amino acid aminotransferase translates to MSGPNFADRDGKIWFNGEFVEWRDAKVHVLTHGLHYASSVFEGERMYNGSIFKLRQHTERLFYSAGELGFEIPYTADEIDAACMQVCDVNGITEGYIRPVAWRGSEMMGVSAQSNKINVAIAAWEWPSYFSPEARMNGITLQISKWKRPSAETEPVHAKAAGLYMICTLSKHTAEAAGFQDALMLDYRGLVAEATGANVFFVMADGKLHTPTPDCFLNGITRQTVIELANKRGIEVVERAIRPEEMADASECFLTGSAAEVTPVSVIGEYTFKPGEVCRVLMEDYDRAVGKTAAEAAA, encoded by the coding sequence ATGTCTGGTCCAAACTTTGCCGATCGTGACGGAAAGATCTGGTTTAACGGTGAGTTCGTAGAATGGCGCGATGCCAAGGTTCACGTCCTGACGCACGGTTTGCACTATGCATCGTCGGTCTTCGAAGGCGAGCGCATGTACAACGGCAGCATCTTCAAGCTGCGCCAGCATACCGAGCGGCTGTTTTATTCGGCCGGCGAATTGGGCTTTGAGATTCCGTACACCGCTGACGAGATCGATGCCGCCTGCATGCAAGTGTGCGACGTCAACGGTATCACCGAAGGTTATATCCGTCCGGTTGCGTGGCGTGGCAGCGAAATGATGGGGGTCTCGGCACAGAGCAACAAAATCAACGTCGCCATCGCGGCGTGGGAATGGCCGTCGTACTTCTCGCCGGAAGCGCGCATGAACGGGATCACGCTGCAGATTTCAAAATGGAAACGGCCGAGCGCGGAAACCGAGCCGGTGCATGCCAAGGCGGCGGGGCTTTACATGATTTGCACCCTGTCCAAGCACACCGCGGAAGCCGCCGGCTTTCAGGATGCGCTGATGCTGGATTACCGTGGTCTGGTCGCCGAAGCGACGGGGGCCAATGTGTTCTTCGTCATGGCGGACGGCAAGTTGCATACACCGACGCCGGATTGTTTCCTCAACGGCATTACCCGCCAGACCGTCATCGAACTTGCCAATAAACGCGGAATCGAAGTCGTCGAACGCGCCATCCGGCCCGAAGAAATGGCCGATGCGTCGGAATGCTTCCTGACCGGGAGCGCTGCCGAAGTTACGCCGGTGAGCGTTATCGGCGAGTATACCTTCAAGCCGGGCGAGGTCTGCCGGGTGCTGATGGAAGATTATGACCGTGCTGTCGGCAAGACGGCGGCCGAGGCTGCGGCCTAG
- a CDS encoding ATP-binding protein — protein MSETLSQPLSQSVKRFLPKSLLGRSLLIIVTPLVLLQIVSAIIFFESHWDKVTLRLAKSVTGDIASVISLMRRFPEPENRTWIFNLASKTMEFRVTFDEGRILPNRPPKPDGLLEEMMSESMKSFVNKPFVLDTSSMERDVAIEVQLADGVLRLVTTRKRLFSSTTYVFVIWMVGTSLILFAVAMVFMRNQVKPIRRLATAADDFGKGRASEAFKLEGATEVRQAASAFLAMRDRIRRQIAQRTDMLSGVSHDLRTPLTRMKLQLEMLGQSDDSAALKDDIVEMERMLEGYLAFARGEGGETPELTDLSQLLQDVADQARRREARIDLHTEGRIDVTIRPNGFRRCITNLIENAMRYAEHISIRAGIRDEAVEIVIDDDGPGIPEEQRTEVFRPFYRLEQSRNPGTGGVGLGLSIARDAIQGHGGEIQLKESPMGGLRVWIRLPL, from the coding sequence ATGAGTGAGACTTTGAGCCAGCCGCTGAGCCAATCGGTCAAACGCTTCCTGCCGAAGTCGCTTCTCGGGCGGTCGTTGCTGATTATCGTCACGCCGCTGGTGCTGCTGCAGATTGTCTCGGCCATCATTTTCTTCGAAAGCCACTGGGACAAGGTCACACTCAGGCTGGCCAAATCCGTGACCGGTGACATCGCGTCCGTGATCTCCCTGATGCGCCGCTTTCCCGAGCCGGAAAACCGCACCTGGATTTTCAATCTTGCCTCCAAAACCATGGAGTTCAGGGTGACATTCGACGAAGGCCGCATCCTGCCAAACAGGCCACCGAAACCGGACGGTTTGCTGGAAGAGATGATGAGCGAATCCATGAAGTCCTTCGTCAACAAGCCGTTCGTGCTCGATACGTCCAGCATGGAGCGCGATGTCGCCATCGAGGTGCAACTCGCCGACGGTGTGCTCAGGCTCGTCACCACCCGCAAGCGTCTGTTCAGTTCAACGACATACGTTTTTGTCATCTGGATGGTCGGCACATCCCTGATCCTGTTCGCCGTCGCCATGGTCTTCATGCGCAATCAGGTCAAGCCGATCCGCCGTCTGGCGACCGCCGCCGACGATTTCGGCAAGGGCCGCGCGTCTGAAGCCTTCAAACTGGAAGGGGCGACCGAAGTCCGTCAGGCCGCCAGCGCCTTTCTGGCCATGCGCGATCGCATCCGCCGCCAGATCGCACAACGTACCGACATGCTTTCGGGCGTCTCGCACGACCTGCGCACGCCACTGACCCGGATGAAACTTCAGCTCGAAATGCTCGGCCAAAGCGACGATAGCGCGGCACTCAAGGACGACATTGTGGAAATGGAACGGATGCTGGAAGGCTATCTGGCCTTTGCCCGGGGTGAAGGCGGCGAAACCCCGGAACTGACCGATCTGTCGCAGCTCCTGCAGGACGTCGCCGATCAGGCACGCCGGCGTGAAGCGCGGATCGATCTGCACACCGAAGGCCGTATCGATGTCACCATTCGCCCGAACGGCTTCCGCCGCTGCATCACCAACCTCATTGAAAACGCCATGCGCTATGCCGAACATATTTCGATCCGCGCCGGTATCCGCGACGAGGCGGTTGAAATCGTCATCGATGACGATGGTCCCGGCATTCCCGAAGAACAGCGCACCGAGGTCTTCCGCCCGTTTTACCGGCTCGAACAGTCACGCAATCCCGGCACCGGCGGTGTCGGTCTCGGCCTGTCCATCGCGCGCGATGCGATCCAGGGCCACGGTGGTGAAATCCAACTGAAGGAATCCCCGATGGGCGGGCTTCGCGTCTGGATCAGGCTGCCGCTCTAG
- a CDS encoding amidase family protein: MSELCDQSAVELRRQIGVKEISPVELTESCIRRVEAVNGTLNAMVSTCFERALDEAKAAEQAVVDGEFLGALHGLPVAIKDLESTEGLRTTFGSKIYEDNVPAADQLSVANVRDEGGIIIGKTNTPEFGAGANTRNLVFGATGNPFDPVKTCAGSSGGSAVALAAGMVPLASGSDYGGSLRTPAAFCGVVGFRPSPGVVPAEAKPAGLLPFSVLGPMGRSVADTALLLSAQASADARDPYSGDLDPALFEPMREADLGSMHVAISADLGCAPISKANRSLFKTRTDTFRHVFAEAQDRDPDFTDVHECFEVLRGVVFVGAHGERVKNHRDIISPNVVDNVDRGLEYSLEDVAKAHLVQTKIARNWISLLNEVDCVICPAASVSPFPHAEWYVSEIDGEQMPTYMRWLAMSYAPTMAMACGCVLPCGLDDQGMPFGIQVLGAPGRDRQVLEIAAALERQLAAHADTARPLPDLGKLSG; this comes from the coding sequence ATGAGCGAGCTTTGCGATCAAAGCGCGGTTGAACTGCGCAGACAGATCGGCGTTAAGGAAATCTCGCCCGTTGAGCTGACGGAAAGCTGCATCCGCCGTGTCGAGGCCGTGAACGGCACGTTGAATGCCATGGTCTCGACCTGCTTCGAGCGCGCGCTGGACGAAGCCAAGGCCGCCGAGCAGGCGGTCGTGGACGGTGAATTTCTGGGCGCGCTGCACGGCCTGCCGGTCGCCATCAAGGACCTGGAATCGACCGAGGGACTGCGCACCACCTTCGGCTCGAAGATTTACGAAGACAATGTGCCTGCCGCCGATCAGCTCTCCGTCGCCAATGTCCGCGACGAGGGCGGGATCATCATCGGCAAAACCAACACGCCGGAATTCGGCGCCGGGGCCAATACCCGCAACCTGGTGTTCGGCGCCACGGGCAATCCGTTCGATCCGGTGAAGACCTGCGCCGGGTCGTCGGGCGGCTCGGCCGTGGCGCTGGCGGCCGGCATGGTGCCGCTGGCCAGTGGTTCGGATTACGGCGGCTCTCTCAGGACGCCGGCGGCGTTCTGCGGTGTCGTCGGGTTCCGCCCGAGCCCGGGCGTGGTCCCGGCAGAAGCCAAACCGGCGGGCTTGCTGCCGTTCTCGGTGCTGGGGCCGATGGGCCGCAGTGTCGCCGATACGGCACTTTTGTTGTCGGCACAGGCCTCCGCCGATGCGCGCGACCCCTATTCCGGCGATTTGGACCCGGCGCTGTTCGAGCCGATGCGTGAAGCCGATCTCGGTTCCATGCATGTCGCGATTTCGGCCGATCTCGGCTGCGCGCCGATCAGCAAGGCGAACCGGTCGTTGTTCAAGACGCGGACCGATACTTTCCGCCATGTCTTTGCCGAGGCTCAGGACCGCGATCCGGATTTTACCGACGTGCACGAATGCTTCGAAGTTCTGCGCGGCGTCGTTTTCGTCGGTGCGCATGGCGAGCGGGTGAAAAACCATCGCGATATCATCAGCCCCAATGTCGTCGACAACGTCGACCGCGGCCTTGAATATTCGCTTGAGGATGTCGCCAAGGCGCATCTGGTGCAGACGAAAATCGCCCGCAACTGGATATCACTGCTGAACGAGGTTGATTGCGTGATCTGTCCGGCGGCATCGGTGTCGCCGTTCCCGCACGCGGAATGGTATGTCTCGGAAATCGACGGTGAGCAGATGCCGACATACATGCGCTGGCTGGCGATGTCGTATGCGCCGACCATGGCCATGGCGTGCGGTTGCGTGCTGCCGTGCGGCCTGGACGATCAGGGCATGCCGTTCGGCATTCAGGTGCTTGGCGCACCGGGCCGCGACCGTCAGGTGCTGGAGATCGCCGCGGCGCTGGAACGCCAGCTTGCCGCCCATGCCGATACCGCCCGCCCGCTGCCGGACCTCGGCAAGCTCAGCGGCTGA
- a CDS encoding response regulator yields MTDDNPDEKPHVLVVDDDDRLRSLLAKYLSDNGFMVTAAADAEEARRRMTSLAFDLIVLDLMMPGESGLEFAEKLRVIDDIPILMLTAMSESEDRIRGLEKGGDDYLTKPFEPRELVLRIHSILKRARPEPDMPQELLFGDAVFSLDRGEMRRRGRRIHLTDVEVALLRALGATSGQVMSRDTLIAATDAGGEGRAIDVQVTRLRRKIERDPRAPRYLKTVRGKGYVLWPDNK; encoded by the coding sequence ATGACGGATGACAACCCCGACGAGAAGCCGCATGTGCTGGTGGTCGATGACGACGACCGGCTGCGCTCTCTTTTAGCGAAATATCTAAGCGATAACGGCTTCATGGTCACCGCCGCAGCCGACGCCGAAGAAGCGCGCCGCAGGATGACCAGCCTCGCCTTCGACCTGATTGTGCTCGATCTCATGATGCCCGGTGAAAGCGGTCTCGAGTTCGCGGAAAAGCTGCGGGTGATTGACGACATCCCGATTCTCATGCTGACGGCGATGAGCGAATCCGAAGACCGCATCCGCGGCCTCGAAAAAGGCGGCGACGATTATCTGACCAAACCATTCGAGCCGCGCGAACTGGTGCTGCGTATTCATTCGATCTTGAAGCGCGCCCGCCCGGAACCCGACATGCCGCAGGAACTGCTGTTCGGCGATGCCGTGTTCTCGCTCGATCGCGGCGAAATGCGCCGCCGCGGCCGCCGCATCCACCTGACGGATGTCGAGGTTGCGTTACTGCGTGCACTGGGTGCAACGTCCGGTCAGGTGATGTCACGCGACACACTGATCGCGGCAACCGACGCCGGCGGCGAGGGCCGCGCCATCGACGTGCAGGTGACGCGGCTTCGGCGTAAGATCGAAAGAGACCCGCGCGCGCCCCGGTATCTGAAGACCGTGCGCGGCAAGGGATATGTACTCTGGCCGGACAACAAATAG